The following nucleotide sequence is from Chlamydiota bacterium.
TAGAATATACATTGATGAAAGTCAATCTTTTTTTCTTAAATGTAAAGCCAATTTAGAAATGTCACCTTTCTACCAAAAGTAGAAATGTCACCTTTTTTGTTTTTGTTGTTTTTAAAGAAGAATATGGGAAGCCCCGACCTTTAGACATCCTAATGGGAGGAAAGGATTGCGTCGCAATAGACCGTATTTTATGCGAAATTCTCAAACTGGATCCCCATAAGATTCCTACCTTAAGAGCAGCCGAAGAAATGAACGTGGGGTGCCAGGACTCTTCCAAAATTTCTATTGTTGGAAGTTCTATCCAGGAAGTTCAAGTGCAAGATTTTATTAAAGCCGAGCCGCTACCGATCCGATTCGAATTCTCCCACGGAATTCGAAACATCATCAAAAATCTTTATGAGCGATATATCAGAGGCAAAACTGCCTACGAAGCAATGGCTTTTCAATAGGATTATACTTCCTCCACCACTGCCCCCTGGCGAGAAATATTCAAAACCTTTACTTGAGCTTGAATTTTTTGATGATCTAACTGTTCCGTCAAAGCCTTGACAAGATCAGATGGAACATCATGATGATTAAGAAAGGTGAGAATCGAGGGGCCTGATCCACTGACAACCGTTCCACATCCTCCAGCTTCAGATGCCAGATCAAAGACTTTCTTCATTTTGGGGGTCAGGACAAAGCGATAAGGCTGATGAAGCCTATCTTTCACAGCCAGTTTCAATAAATCATACCTACCCGCAACTAAAGCTGCTGTCAAGAAAGAGGAACGACCCAAATTAAAGACAGCATCTCGAAAAGGAACCTTTTTAGGAAGGACCGCTCGAGCCTTTTTAGTCGAGAGCTTAAATTCTGGAATAGTCATAACCACTTGAAGCCCTACAGGAATAGGAAGCGCTAAAAAAACAACCTCTCTTCCTTCCAAAATAGAGAGAGATAATCCTCCAACCAAAGCGGGAACAAGATTATCAGGATGTTCCTCTAACTTTAAAGCCAACTGAAGAACCTCTTGATCCGAAAGAGATTTGTGAGAAATTTTCTGAGCAGCTAAAAGGCCACCAATGATCGCTGAAGCACTGCTTCCCAAACCTCGAGCCAAGGGAATATGATTAACCATTCGAACTTGTAATCCCTTAGGACGCGTCTTCCCACAAGATTTAAAGCCTAAATCCATAGCCTGAACAAACAAATTACTTCCATTCTTAGGTAATTCTTGAGCCCCTTCACCCTCAATCTCCACTGAAAGAGATTTCCCGGAAATGGAAATTTCAATTTCGTTAACTAGTTCTAAGGCAAGGCCTAAGGTATCAAAACCTGATCCTAAATTACTGGTTGAAGCAGGTACTTTGATTCGGATGGTCTTTCCCATACAAACTCCTTAAGAAAAATTGGGGCAATTGTACCAAAGAGAAGCAAAAAATAACATCAAAAATTGAAAAAGACAGAAAAAGGAAGAAAGAAAAGATGGGAAGAATTTCTCAATTCCTCACGACTCTGTTGAATTGAAAAAGATCCCATGCTATGCTTCTCCCCAATATTCCATTTAATGAGGAGAGATGTGGACATGGAAAAAGAAAATTTTATCCAAAATTTTTATTCAAATTTTGCTGATCAACTAAAGCTCGCTCGAAAAAAATTTAATCGCCCACTCACCTTGGCTGAAAAAATTCTCGCGACGCATGTTATAGATATAGAAACCCAAGAATTTAAAAAAGGTGAAAGTTATTTGGTTTTAAAGCCTGATCGTGTGGCCATGCAGGATGCCACGGCCCAAATGGCCATTTTGCAATTCATGTTGGCAGGTCGAAAAACAGTGGCCTCTCCTACCACCGTTCACTGTGATCATCTGATTCAAGCCCGAATAGGGGCTGCTCAAGATATGCAGCAAGCACTCAAAGTTAATAAAGAGGTTTATGATTTTTTGAGAAGCGCCTCTCAAAAATATGGCATCGGTTTTTGGAATCCGGGCGCGGGGATCATTCATCAAGTGATTTTTGAAAATTATGCCATGCCCGGGCTCCTTATGATTGGGACAGACTCACACACCCCCAATGGCGGTGGAATGGGCATGCTCGCCATCGGCGTGGGAGGTTCAGACGCAGCAGATGTCATGTCCGGTCTTCCCTGGGAAGTGAAATGTCCCAAACTCATCGGCGTTCATTTAAAAGGGGCTCTCAATGGCTGGACCGCCTCCAAAGATGTGATTCTAAAACTTTGCGGGATTCTCACTACCAGCGGCGGGACAGACAAAATCATTGAATATTTTGGGCCTGGCACACGTTCGATCAGCGCCACGGGTAAAGGGACCATCACGAACATGGGAGCTGAACTCGGAGCCACCACATCTCTCTTTCCTTATGATGAAAGAATTGCGACTTATTTAAAGGCAACACGCCGTGGAGAAATTGTCACAGTACTAGAACCTTTTCAAAAAGAGCTTCAGGCCGATCCCGAAATCGAAAAAAATCCCAAAGATTTTTTTGATGAAATTGTCGAAATTGATTTATCTACTTTAGAACCTTATGTGGTCGGCCCTCATTCTCCTGATGTAGCAAGGGCCATTTCACAAATGGCCAAAGAGGTGGATGAGAAGAAATATCCAAGCCATCTCTCGGCCGCTCTGATCGGGAGCTGCACCAATTCTTCTTATGAAGACATCGGACGGGCCGCCGCCGTCGCAGCCGAAGCAAAATCTTTGGGGCTCAAAGCGAAATCTTATTTTCTCATCACACCCGGCTCTGATCAAATTTATAACACGATTCAAAGAGATGGACAGTTAAAAACCCTCACAGAAATGGGTGGAACCGTTTTGGCTAACGCCTGCGGTCCTTGCATTGGACAATGGAAGCGAGAAGACATTAAACCTGGCACGCGTAACTCCATCATCACCTCTTTCAACCGTAACTTTCCTAAGAGGAACGATGGAAGCGCAGAGACACTGGCCTTTATTGGAAGTCCAGAGCTTGTCACCGCCATGGCACTGGCCGGCGATTTACGCTTCAATCCTCTCAAGGATACTTTAACGGCCCCTAACGGACAAAAAATAAAACTGACGCCCCCATCGGCCCCTGAACTTCCTTCCAAGGGATTTGTCGAGGGAGAACAGGGATTCATTCCCCCCATTCCAGAATCAGAAAGAGCAAAAATTGAGATTGAAGTTTCTCCTCAAAGTGAGCGCCTGAAACTTTTGCAAC
It contains:
- a CDS encoding aconitate hydratase, which produces MEKENFIQNFYSNFADQLKLARKKFNRPLTLAEKILATHVIDIETQEFKKGESYLVLKPDRVAMQDATAQMAILQFMLAGRKTVASPTTVHCDHLIQARIGAAQDMQQALKVNKEVYDFLRSASQKYGIGFWNPGAGIIHQVIFENYAMPGLLMIGTDSHTPNGGGMGMLAIGVGGSDAADVMSGLPWEVKCPKLIGVHLKGALNGWTASKDVILKLCGILTTSGGTDKIIEYFGPGTRSISATGKGTITNMGAELGATTSLFPYDERIATYLKATRRGEIVTVLEPFQKELQADPEIEKNPKDFFDEIVEIDLSTLEPYVVGPHSPDVARAISQMAKEVDEKKYPSHLSAALIGSCTNSSYEDIGRAAAVAAEAKSLGLKAKSYFLITPGSDQIYNTIQRDGQLKTLTEMGGTVLANACGPCIGQWKREDIKPGTRNSIITSFNRNFPKRNDGSAETLAFIGSPELVTAMALAGDLRFNPLKDTLTAPNGQKIKLTPPSAPELPSKGFVEGEQGFIPPIPESERAKIEIEVSPQSERLKLLQPFEKWKPQDFEKLAILVKAKGQCTTDHISPAGPWLKYRGHLDKISDNMFSGAINSFNGETGIGKDILDGQIKNFSATARHYQANHLGWVAIGDQNYGEGSSREHAAMSPRHLGCKVVIAKSFARLHETNLKKQGILALKFSNPSDYDQIKEDDRISIKNLAQLTPGKPVIMILHHADGKMEILELKHSFTPDQIEWFKAGSALNLIRSKEKEIKSEK
- a CDS encoding homoserine kinase, which produces MGKTIRIKVPASTSNLGSGFDTLGLALELVNEIEISISGKSLSVEIEGEGAQELPKNGSNLFVQAMDLGFKSCGKTRPKGLQVRMVNHIPLARGLGSSASAIIGGLLAAQKISHKSLSDQEVLQLALKLEEHPDNLVPALVGGLSLSILEGREVVFLALPIPVGLQVVMTIPEFKLSTKKARAVLPKKVPFRDAVFNLGRSSFLTAALVAGRYDLLKLAVKDRLHQPYRFVLTPKMKKVFDLASEAGGCGTVVSGSGPSILTFLNHHDVPSDLVKALTEQLDHQKIQAQVKVLNISRQGAVVEEV